The Bacteroidota bacterium genome has a segment encoding these proteins:
- a CDS encoding helix-turn-helix transcriptional regulator, with product MENKNIDILHKFGDRIQSLRKDKKLSQEDFAHICGLHRTYIGMIERGEKNITLKNIEKLAKALNMDISEIMKELNG from the coding sequence ATGGAAAATAAAAATATAGATATATTACATAAATTTGGTGATAGAATTCAATCTTTAAGAAAAGATAAAAAATTGTCTCAAGAGGATTTTGCTCATATATGTGGACTACATAGAACATATATAGGTATGATTGAAAGAGGTGAAAAAAATATCACATTAAAAAATATTGAAAAACTGGCTAAAGCTCTAAATATGGATATATCTGAGATAATGAAGGAGTTAAATGGCTGA
- the dcm gene encoding DNA (cytosine-5-)-methyltransferase, with amino-acid sequence MKRRLVSLFSGAGGMDLGFEGNFETMRDYLNLKKNAHWVKKDLGKKVILQETPFSTVFANDILKPAAAAWIPFFKERGHNSQEVFHTESIVDIVKKHRDGKFNFPKNVDIVTGGFPCQDFSVAGKRQGLKSQKGHNGSTRCNTTIASSENRGQLYMWLKEVIEITKPKVFYAENVKGLVSLGDVKQIIENDFKSIDGEGYVVVPSQVLNAADYGVPQNRERVIFIGFNKKYLKKGIAELLESNRIPDYINPYPQITHYNPLSKNIIQKNQSLKPYSTCKTAFYKLKEPNEDLDLAQQAYSKAKFCKGYQGNIEINLNHTSPTIRAEHHGNIEYRRLSKENGGKYINELKSKEERRLTVRECARLQTFPDNYEFVRKLKRTDSYNLSGSGAYKVIGNAVPPLLAYCLAKRLEEIWDKLFI; translated from the coding sequence ATGAAGAGAAGATTAGTTTCACTTTTTTCAGGTGCTGGAGGAATGGATTTAGGTTTTGAAGGAAACTTTGAAACCATGAGAGACTATTTAAATTTAAAAAAAAATGCTCACTGGGTAAAAAAAGATTTAGGTAAAAAAGTTATTCTGCAAGAAACACCATTTAGTACAGTTTTTGCAAATGACATTTTAAAGCCAGCTGCTGCAGCTTGGATTCCTTTTTTCAAAGAAAGAGGGCACAATAGTCAAGAAGTTTTTCATACTGAAAGTATTGTAGATATTGTCAAAAAACACAGAGATGGAAAGTTTAATTTTCCAAAGAATGTTGATATAGTAACTGGTGGATTTCCTTGTCAAGATTTTAGTGTTGCTGGTAAAAGACAAGGTCTTAAGTCCCAGAAAGGGCATAATGGTAGCACTAGATGTAATACAACAATTGCTAGTTCTGAAAATAGAGGTCAGCTTTACATGTGGCTAAAAGAAGTTATAGAAATTACTAAACCTAAAGTTTTTTATGCTGAAAATGTAAAGGGCTTAGTATCTTTGGGAGATGTTAAACAAATTATTGAAAATGACTTTAAATCAATTGATGGTGAAGGATATGTGGTAGTCCCATCGCAAGTTTTAAATGCTGCTGATTATGGAGTCCCACAAAATAGAGAAAGAGTTATATTTATAGGATTCAATAAAAAATATTTAAAAAAAGGAATAGCAGAACTTCTAGAGTCCAATAGAATCCCAGATTATATTAATCCATATCCACAAATAACACATTATAATCCCCTAAGTAAAAATATTATACAAAAAAATCAAAGTTTGAAACCTTATTCAACCTGTAAAACTGCTTTTTACAAATTAAAGGAACCAAACGAGGATCTAGATTTAGCTCAGCAAGCTTATTCCAAAGCAAAGTTTTGTAAAGGTTATCAGGGAAATATTGAGATTAATTTAAATCATACATCTCCTACTATACGTGCTGAGCATCATGGTAATATTGAATATAGACGATTAAGCAAAGAAAATGGTGGCAAATATATTAATGAATTAAAATCAAAAGAAGAACGAAGACTAACTGTAAGAGAATGTGCAAGACTTCAAACCTTTCCAGATAATTACGAGTTTGTTAGAAAACTTAAAAGAACAGATTCTTATAATTTATCTGGATCTGGAGCATACAAGGTAATTGGCAATGCGGTTCCTCCACTTTTAGCTTATTGCTTAGCCAAAAGACTAGAAGAAATTTGGGATAAATTATTTATTTAA